In Marivivens aquimaris, one genomic interval encodes:
- a CDS encoding shikimate dehydrogenase family protein, with protein MQFTPATKPTFYFIGVTTGKSSIIKVFPKWAEYLVLGDVEIKGIDLVPHDTAENYRATVEFLKNDPLSLGALVTTHKLDLFQACRDMFDVIDPHAELMTETSCLSKRDGKLICHAKDPISSGLALDGFLPDNHFADTGAEVFSMGAGGSTIALTWHLMQKSRGANRPSRIVVTNRSAPRLDHIREIHEQLDSGIPCDYVVAATAADNDAAMASLKPGSVVINATGLGKDAPGSPLTFDGTFPQNGIVWELNYRGDLVFLEQAEEQKDAKSLQVEDGWTYFIYGWTQVIAEVFDVEIPTSGPVFDEISHIAAEATGRA; from the coding sequence ATGCAATTCACGCCAGCCACCAAACCGACCTTCTACTTCATCGGTGTGACCACCGGAAAATCGTCGATCATAAAGGTGTTCCCGAAATGGGCGGAATACCTCGTACTCGGCGATGTAGAGATCAAGGGCATCGACCTTGTCCCGCACGACACTGCCGAAAACTACCGCGCGACGGTCGAGTTCCTGAAGAACGACCCGCTTTCGCTTGGCGCATTGGTGACAACCCACAAGCTCGATCTGTTCCAAGCCTGCCGCGATATGTTCGATGTGATCGATCCGCACGCCGAACTGATGACAGAGACGTCCTGCCTGTCCAAGCGTGACGGCAAGCTCATCTGCCACGCGAAAGACCCGATCTCCTCCGGCCTCGCGCTGGATGGCTTCCTGCCGGACAACCACTTCGCCGACACCGGCGCAGAGGTGTTTTCGATGGGCGCTGGCGGATCGACCATCGCGCTGACGTGGCACCTAATGCAGAAGTCGCGCGGCGCGAACCGTCCGAGCCGCATCGTTGTGACCAACCGCAGCGCCCCGCGACTCGACCACATCCGCGAAATCCACGAGCAGCTCGATAGCGGCATTCCGTGCGACTACGTGGTTGCCGCGACCGCAGCGGACAACGACGCAGCCATGGCATCGCTCAAGCCCGGCTCTGTCGTGATCAACGCGACCGGCCTCGGCAAAGACGCCCCCGGCTCGCCGCTGACCTTTGACGGCACCTTCCCGCAAAACGGCATCGTCTGGGAACTCAACTACCGCGGCGACCTCGTTTTCCTTGAGCAGGCCGAAGAGCAGAAAGACGCAAAGTCGCTGCAAGTCGAGGACGGCTGGACCTACTTCATCTATGGCTGGACGCAGGTCATCGCAGAGGTGTTCGACGTCGAAATTCCGACCAGCGGCCCCGTGTTCGACGAAATTTCGCACATCGCTGCCGAAGCGACGGGACGCGCATGA
- a CDS encoding 2OG-Fe(II) oxygenase, translating into MLSPLTISAMFSDTECDEIIRLAMAEGPREAGLVRGRQNENIRTARISWLDETGDAAWVFDRVMSTVASANREHFGFDLTEFAERSQVAIYEADNDSHFDWHSDIGAGTFAEKRKLTLVAQLSDAADYQGGLLELNGTGQVETAATERGGATLFPSFVPHRVTNVTDGIRYSLTTWVHGPAFR; encoded by the coding sequence ATGCTTAGCCCGCTCACCATCAGCGCCATGTTTTCCGACACCGAATGCGACGAGATCATCCGTCTCGCCATGGCCGAAGGTCCGCGCGAGGCAGGCCTCGTACGCGGTCGCCAGAACGAAAACATCCGCACAGCGCGTATTTCGTGGCTGGACGAGACAGGCGATGCAGCATGGGTTTTCGATCGCGTAATGTCGACCGTTGCCAGCGCCAACCGCGAGCACTTCGGCTTTGATCTGACCGAATTTGCAGAGCGCTCGCAGGTCGCAATCTACGAGGCCGACAACGACAGCCACTTCGACTGGCATTCGGACATCGGCGCGGGGACCTTCGCGGAGAAACGCAAACTGACGCTCGTCGCGCAACTCAGCGATGCGGCCGACTATCAGGGCGGCCTGTTGGAACTGAACGGCACGGGTCAGGTCGAAACCGCCGCGACCGAACGTGGCGGCGCGACTCTATTCCCCAGCTTCGTCCCTCACCGCGTGACCAACGTGACCGACGGGATTCGCTACTCGCTAACCACTTGGGTGCATGGTCCGGCGTTCCGCTGA
- a CDS encoding ABC transporter permease yields the protein MTTIELEPQKSQRKLSARLPDLIHSVGPAIILLALLIFATWMSDVFLSQRNLFNVLRQVAGIGLMSVGMLFVILTRGIDLSVGSVAALGSVIAAVLIQEYGTGIALAAAVGTGIACGLLSGALVAFLKLPPFVTTLAVMTIARGFALIASSGQPIRMGSAGELITEFGVGRFAGVPYPVILMIAVFVIAGLTLRFTRFGRMVKAVGSNSEAVRLSGISISKYEVSVYAISGGLAALAGVISTSRTGIGSATISVGAELDAIAAVVIGGASLLGGRGGAINTFIGVVILGVIANLMNLANVPGYHQQVFMGVIIIGAMLLQYGTSALKR from the coding sequence ATGACCACTATCGAACTCGAACCGCAGAAATCGCAGCGCAAGCTGTCCGCCCGCCTGCCCGACCTGATCCACTCGGTCGGTCCGGCGATTATTCTGCTGGCACTGCTCATCTTCGCGACGTGGATGTCGGATGTATTCCTGTCCCAACGCAACCTGTTCAACGTGCTGCGCCAAGTCGCAGGCATCGGCCTGATGTCGGTCGGTATGCTTTTCGTGATCCTGACGCGCGGCATCGACCTTTCGGTCGGCTCTGTTGCTGCGCTCGGCTCCGTCATCGCGGCTGTCCTGATCCAGGAATACGGCACCGGCATCGCACTGGCCGCCGCTGTCGGCACCGGCATCGCTTGCGGTCTGCTGTCGGGCGCGCTCGTCGCGTTTCTCAAGTTGCCGCCGTTCGTCACCACCCTCGCCGTCATGACCATCGCACGCGGCTTCGCCCTGATCGCATCGAGCGGCCAGCCGATCCGCATGGGGAGCGCGGGTGAACTGATCACCGAATTCGGTGTTGGCCGCTTCGCGGGCGTACCCTACCCCGTTATCCTGATGATCGCCGTTTTCGTCATCGCCGGCCTGACCCTACGCTTCACCCGCTTTGGTCGCATGGTCAAAGCCGTCGGCTCCAACTCCGAAGCCGTGCGCCTCTCGGGCATTTCCATTAGCAAGTATGAAGTGTCGGTCTACGCCATATCCGGCGGCCTCGCGGCGTTGGCTGGTGTGATCTCGACCTCGCGCACTGGCATCGGCTCGGCTACGATCTCTGTCGGCGCGGAGCTGGACGCCATCGCGGCGGTCGTCATCGGCGGCGCGAGCCTTCTGGGTGGACGCGGCGGCGCGATTAACACGTTTATCGGCGTTGTCATTCTGGGCGTAATCGCCAACCTTATGAACCTCGCCAACGTTCCCGGATATCACCAGCAGGTATTCATGGGAGTCATCATCATCGGCGCCATGCTTCTGCAATACGGCACCTCCGCCCTCAAACGCTGA
- a CDS encoding MurR/RpiR family transcriptional regulator codes for MDQINRSSDDNLLEDIVRLQDDLRKSDRRVAEVVLSNPEGVVAMTLATLAKTAGVSEPTVIRFCTAIGCDGFRDMRVKLARSLAFARTTSHTAITDEDSLDTIITKVFDYNLSNLNWAQSKLNHSHLEKAVAALSKAKRIEFFGFGASGIVARDAQQKFPLFGVPCGAPSDSHQMFMTADMLGEGDVAVAISNTGQTKDIVETMRVARERGAHTIGITGEDGSPLLANCDTHLVVETLENTDLYTPTVSRLSHLVVIDILSTAVSLQRGTNHHARIGEMKEGLTRLRGNA; via the coding sequence ATGGACCAGATCAACCGCAGCTCCGACGACAACCTCCTAGAAGATATCGTCCGCCTACAGGACGATCTGCGGAAGTCCGATCGCCGCGTGGCCGAAGTGGTTCTCAGCAATCCCGAAGGCGTCGTCGCCATGACCCTCGCAACGCTCGCCAAAACGGCGGGCGTCAGCGAACCGACCGTGATCCGCTTCTGCACGGCTATCGGCTGCGACGGCTTCCGCGATATGCGGGTCAAACTCGCGCGTTCGCTCGCCTTTGCACGCACGACGTCCCACACGGCGATCACGGACGAGGACAGCCTCGACACGATCATCACCAAGGTGTTCGACTACAACCTGTCGAACCTGAACTGGGCGCAGAGCAAGCTGAACCACAGCCACCTCGAAAAGGCCGTTGCGGCACTGTCGAAGGCAAAGCGGATCGAGTTCTTCGGCTTCGGCGCATCGGGCATTGTGGCCCGCGATGCCCAGCAGAAGTTCCCGCTGTTCGGTGTGCCTTGCGGCGCGCCGTCGGACTCGCACCAGATGTTCATGACGGCGGACATGCTTGGCGAGGGAGACGTTGCGGTCGCGATCTCCAACACCGGCCAGACCAAGGACATTGTCGAGACCATGCGCGTCGCCCGCGAGCGCGGTGCGCACACCATCGGAATCACCGGCGAAGACGGTAGCCCCCTGCTCGCCAACTGCGACACGCATCTGGTGGTCGAGACGCTGGAAAACACCGACCTCTACACCCCGACCGTTTCGCGCCTGTCGCATCTTGTAGTGATCGACATCCTGTCGACGGCAGTGAGTCTCCAGCGCGGCACAAATCATCACGCCCGCATCGGCGAGATGAAAGAAGGCCTGACCCGCCTGCGTGGAAACGCCTGA
- a CDS encoding SDR family NAD(P)-dependent oxidoreductase: MYLEKFSITGKRALVTGAARGIGAAISEALAEGGAHVILTDMGDAAETAAQALRDKGYSAEAATLDVTNREAVDALAAKVEAEGGLDILVNNAGIAISNHPAENMSDEVWNKVIDVNLNGVFWCCRAFGRVMLKRGSGSIVNIGSMSADIVNRPQEQANYNSSKAAVHHLTRSLAAEWASRGVRVNAVAPTYIETEMNTYVYENEEMYRHWIGGTPMARMGKPEEVASVVLFLASEAASLMTGSIVQADGGYTCW, encoded by the coding sequence ATGTATCTCGAAAAATTCTCGATCACCGGCAAACGCGCACTTGTCACCGGCGCAGCACGCGGCATCGGCGCGGCCATCTCCGAAGCGCTCGCCGAAGGCGGTGCCCACGTCATTTTAACCGACATGGGCGACGCGGCCGAAACCGCCGCGCAGGCTCTGCGTGACAAGGGCTATTCGGCCGAGGCCGCCACGCTCGACGTCACCAACCGTGAGGCGGTGGATGCGCTGGCCGCCAAGGTCGAAGCTGAAGGCGGGCTCGATATCCTCGTGAACAACGCTGGCATCGCGATCTCCAACCATCCGGCAGAGAACATGTCGGACGAGGTCTGGAACAAGGTCATCGACGTGAACCTCAACGGTGTTTTCTGGTGCTGCCGCGCCTTCGGGCGCGTGATGCTCAAGCGCGGAAGCGGTTCGATCGTCAACATCGGCTCCATGTCCGCAGACATCGTGAACCGCCCGCAGGAACAGGCGAACTACAACTCGTCCAAGGCCGCCGTCCACCACCTGACCCGCTCGCTTGCGGCGGAATGGGCGTCGCGCGGGGTCCGCGTCAACGCGGTTGCGCCGACCTACATCGAGACCGAGATGAACACGTACGTCTATGAGAACGAAGAGATGTACCGCCACTGGATCGGCGGCACTCCGATGGCCCGCATGGGCAAGCCCGAAGAGGTCGCATCGGTCGTTCTCTTTCTCGCCTCCGAAGCGGCGAGCCTCATGACAGGCTCTATCGTACAGGCCGACGGCGGCTACACTTGCTGGTAA
- a CDS encoding FGGY-family carbohydrate kinase, translated as MTTYLMGLDSGLTVTKAVIFREDGSVVATGKCGVPQIKDRPHFVERDMEAHWHAVAQAIREALTLAAEAEGQRVMPSAVSVSGHGDGVYLIDREGQPLGLAATSLDSRAQKIVEEWDADGTSDKALSLTGQRPFPAAPSSLLAYWKRNEPERYAAIGSILSCKDWMRFALTGKAATDFTESSVSFVDVKTQKYSDEALALYDLTEMRHALPEVLLPNEVAGYVTVEAAALTGLDEGIPVATGLHDVIACAVGAGVTGSGTLAVIAGTYSINEQFRDKPETHPDWLCRNGLYPGQWYNMSISPASSATLDWFLGQTAKDALATDDPFGLLQAELDAVAVDPSEVIYLPYLYGSPHRNDVPGSFIGMRGWHNRGHLLRAVGEGIAFNHRHHVDILDPERTTEHLRLTGGSSRNPYFAQIFADAMNRKIEVPETMETGALGAAICAGLAIGTYSDWADAAARTSSTTLTYEPDAQRLSAQWARYQEAARTIAALHERI; from the coding sequence ATGACCACGTATCTGATGGGGCTCGATAGCGGGCTGACAGTCACCAAAGCCGTCATCTTTCGGGAGGACGGATCGGTCGTGGCCACCGGCAAATGCGGCGTCCCGCAGATCAAGGACCGCCCGCATTTCGTCGAGCGCGATATGGAGGCCCATTGGCACGCCGTCGCCCAAGCCATCCGCGAGGCGCTGACCCTCGCAGCCGAGGCCGAGGGACAGCGCGTCATGCCATCCGCTGTGTCGGTGTCGGGCCACGGAGACGGCGTCTACCTGATCGACCGTGAGGGCCAACCGCTCGGCCTTGCGGCAACCTCGCTCGACAGCCGCGCGCAAAAGATTGTCGAGGAATGGGACGCCGACGGCACGTCTGACAAAGCGCTCTCGTTGACGGGGCAGCGTCCCTTCCCCGCCGCGCCGTCTTCGCTGCTCGCCTACTGGAAACGTAACGAGCCAGAGCGTTATGCGGCGATCGGATCGATTCTGTCTTGCAAAGACTGGATGCGGTTCGCGTTGACCGGAAAGGCCGCGACGGATTTCACCGAAAGCAGCGTCAGCTTCGTCGATGTGAAAACGCAGAAATATTCGGACGAGGCGCTTGCGCTCTACGACCTGACCGAGATGCGCCACGCCCTGCCCGAGGTACTGCTGCCCAATGAAGTCGCAGGCTACGTGACGGTCGAGGCCGCGGCACTCACCGGCCTCGACGAAGGCATTCCGGTCGCCACCGGCCTTCATGACGTCATCGCTTGCGCGGTTGGCGCGGGCGTCACGGGCTCGGGCACGCTCGCGGTCATCGCAGGCACCTATTCGATCAACGAACAGTTCCGCGACAAACCGGAAACCCACCCCGATTGGCTTTGCCGCAACGGCCTTTACCCAGGTCAGTGGTACAATATGTCGATTTCGCCCGCCTCAAGCGCGACGCTCGACTGGTTCCTTGGACAGACCGCCAAGGACGCGCTGGCGACTGACGATCCGTTCGGACTGCTGCAAGCGGAACTCGACGCTGTGGCTGTCGACCCGTCCGAGGTGATCTACCTGCCCTACCTCTACGGCTCGCCCCATCGCAACGACGTGCCTGGATCGTTCATCGGAATGCGCGGATGGCACAATCGCGGGCACCTGCTCCGCGCGGTGGGCGAAGGCATCGCGTTCAATCATCGGCACCACGTTGACATCCTCGACCCCGAACGCACCACCGAACACCTGCGCCTCACTGGCGGGAGCAGCCGCAATCCGTACTTCGCCCAGATTTTCGCGGACGCGATGAACCGCAAGATCGAAGTCCCTGAAACGATGGAGACCGGCGCGCTTGGCGCTGCGATCTGCGCGGGACTTGCAATCGGCACCTATTCCGACTGGGCGGACGCGGCAGCGCGCACGTCCAGCACCACCCTCACTTACGAACCCGACGCCCAGCGCCTTTCTGCGCAGTGGGCCAGATATCAGGAGGCCGCACGGACCATTGCGGCGCTCCACGAAAGGATTTGA
- a CDS encoding MBL fold metallo-hydrolase produces the protein MRIERGAAELPKAGKPSLYWLGQAGFWIETGKHRILIDPYLSDSLAKKYVGKKNDHVRMMAPPITVADLPRPDLVLVTHGHTDHLDPETLGPLHERFPDLPFVVPAACEALARERVGEDAKLILIDADETIEPLSGLEITALPAAHETLARNDTGQHLFLGYGIATGDLRIYHSGDSIPFDGLSERVKAFAPDICLLPVNGRDERRASEGIPGNFHLHEAIALAADYPFLVPHHFGMFAFNTIEPDVIDKAAAEQTSLRVIRPTPGECLSILTEKASEETWTRSTAAPTTTS, from the coding sequence ATGCGCATTGAGCGCGGCGCAGCGGAGCTTCCGAAAGCCGGAAAGCCGAGCCTTTATTGGCTCGGCCAAGCCGGTTTCTGGATCGAGACAGGCAAGCACCGCATCCTGATCGACCCCTACCTGTCGGATAGCCTTGCCAAGAAATACGTGGGCAAAAAGAACGACCACGTGCGGATGATGGCACCGCCGATCACGGTCGCGGATTTGCCAAGGCCCGATCTTGTGCTCGTCACGCACGGGCACACCGACCATCTGGACCCAGAGACGCTCGGGCCGCTGCATGAACGGTTCCCTGACCTGCCATTCGTCGTTCCTGCCGCTTGCGAGGCACTCGCTAGAGAACGGGTTGGCGAGGACGCCAAGCTGATCCTGATTGACGCCGACGAAACCATCGAACCGCTCAGTGGTCTGGAAATCACCGCCCTCCCCGCCGCGCACGAAACGCTCGCTCGCAATGACACCGGCCAGCACCTGTTCCTCGGATACGGGATCGCGACCGGCGACCTGCGCATCTATCACTCGGGCGACAGCATTCCCTTCGACGGCCTGTCCGAGCGCGTCAAAGCGTTTGCGCCCGATATCTGCCTGCTGCCCGTCAACGGCCGCGATGAACGGCGCGCGTCCGAGGGCATCCCCGGCAACTTCCACTTGCACGAAGCTATCGCGCTAGCTGCCGACTATCCCTTTCTCGTTCCGCATCACTTCGGTATGTTCGCGTTCAACACGATTGAACCGGACGTCATCGACAAGGCCGCCGCGGAACAGACCTCTCTTCGAGTGATCCGCCCAACGCCGGGAGAATGCCTGTCCATTCTGACCGAGAAGGCGAGCGAAGAGACATGGACCAGATCAACCGCAGCTCCGACGACAACCTCCTAG
- a CDS encoding sugar ABC transporter ATP-binding protein, with protein sequence MAEIVRLRGIHKYFGGVKALQGVDFDLREGEVHALVGENGAGKSTLMRVLGGEHTPTHGTVSIDGKEIRFANPQAAIDEGIVVIHQEMALAGDLTVAENIFLGELPGFINWPDLRRRARTLIQSLGFDISPDALAGSLSVAHQQIVEIAKALSKNARVMVFDEPTAVLSVQDAQRLLAIIEGLRAKGVAVIYISHRLDEIMQISDRVTVLKDGSSVETLDRERLSIDDMIRLMVGRPLSDLFGEDVDRPVGAEVLRLENLGRGTAVRNASLTVHAGEIVGIGGLVGAGRTELMRLIFGADKADTGSVYLHGKKLKLRQPKDAVKAGIGLAPESRKEHGVILETAIRINSTMARLKPLTGPLGIIRGRKEHETAEKLAKALRLKAGSIDDPVSSLSGGNQQKVVLAKWFHADVDLLIFDEPTRGVDVGAKSEIYALIKQFAAEGRAVLVVSSEHHELFGLCDRVIVMREGELTGELTKDQYSEENLLKLAMPGVGDAA encoded by the coding sequence ATGGCCGAGATCGTAAGACTACGCGGCATCCACAAATATTTCGGTGGAGTTAAGGCGCTTCAGGGCGTCGATTTTGATTTGAGGGAGGGCGAAGTTCACGCTCTCGTCGGCGAAAACGGGGCCGGAAAGTCGACCCTGATGCGCGTTCTGGGCGGGGAGCACACACCCACCCATGGAACCGTTTCGATCGACGGGAAAGAGATCCGCTTCGCCAACCCGCAGGCAGCGATCGACGAAGGCATCGTCGTCATTCACCAAGAGATGGCTTTGGCCGGTGATCTGACGGTGGCCGAGAACATTTTCCTCGGCGAGCTTCCGGGTTTCATCAACTGGCCCGACCTGCGCCGCCGCGCACGTACGCTGATCCAGAGCCTCGGCTTCGACATTTCTCCTGATGCGCTTGCCGGTTCCCTCTCCGTTGCCCACCAACAGATTGTCGAAATCGCGAAAGCGCTTTCGAAAAATGCCCGCGTGATGGTTTTTGACGAACCGACCGCTGTTTTGTCGGTTCAGGACGCCCAGCGCCTGCTGGCGATCATCGAAGGACTGCGCGCCAAGGGCGTCGCGGTCATCTATATTTCCCACCGCCTCGACGAGATCATGCAGATTTCCGACCGCGTGACTGTTCTCAAGGACGGCAGTTCGGTTGAAACGCTGGACCGCGAGCGACTGTCAATTGATGACATGATCCGCCTGATGGTCGGGCGTCCGCTGTCTGACCTATTCGGCGAAGACGTGGACCGCCCCGTTGGCGCGGAAGTTCTGCGACTGGAAAACTTGGGTCGCGGGACGGCTGTCCGCAACGCATCGCTCACCGTCCATGCAGGCGAAATCGTCGGCATCGGCGGACTTGTCGGCGCGGGACGGACTGAGCTGATGCGTTTGATCTTCGGCGCTGACAAAGCAGACACCGGCAGCGTTTACCTCCACGGCAAGAAGCTGAAACTCCGCCAGCCCAAGGACGCGGTGAAAGCAGGCATCGGCCTCGCGCCCGAGAGCCGCAAGGAACACGGCGTGATCCTCGAAACGGCGATCCGCATCAACTCGACAATGGCGCGCTTGAAACCGCTGACCGGCCCACTCGGCATCATCCGTGGCCGCAAAGAACACGAGACCGCCGAAAAGCTGGCGAAGGCACTGCGCCTCAAGGCTGGCAGCATCGACGATCCGGTGTCCTCCCTGTCGGGCGGCAACCAGCAAAAAGTCGTTCTGGCCAAGTGGTTCCACGCGGACGTCGACCTGCTGATCTTCGACGAGCCCACACGCGGTGTCGATGTCGGCGCAAAGTCGGAAATCTACGCCCTGATTAAACAGTTTGCCGCAGAGGGACGCGCCGTTCTCGTTGTGTCGTCCGAGCACCACGAACTGTTCGGCCTGTGTGACCGCGTGATCGTCATGCGCGAAGGCGAACTGACTGGCGAACTGACCAAAGACCAATATTCCGAGGAAAATCTACTCAAGCTCGCGATGCCCGGCGTCGGCGACGCAGCCTGA
- a CDS encoding LysE family translocator: MTIEYLVTAFIMCLAPGIGVIYTLSSTLGSGLRAGFWASVGCTLATVFHLAIALAGLAAILHTSAVLFQTIKFAGVAYLLWMAWAVINDRGGLSVKPAEPEPAARLVSRGILLNILNPKIPLFFVAFIPQFVPAGSSFGLLVELGFGFTTMTFVVFMGYSLLAATGRQRLLQSERAMNWLRRAFAASFAALGLKLALESTSNA; this comes from the coding sequence ATGACCATCGAATACCTCGTGACCGCCTTCATCATGTGCCTCGCACCGGGCATCGGCGTGATCTACACCCTGTCGTCTACGCTCGGTAGCGGTCTGCGCGCAGGGTTCTGGGCGTCGGTCGGCTGCACGCTGGCTACGGTGTTCCATTTGGCCATTGCTCTCGCGGGCCTTGCAGCGATCCTTCACACCAGCGCGGTTCTATTCCAGACGATCAAGTTTGCGGGCGTGGCCTACCTGCTCTGGATGGCGTGGGCGGTCATCAATGATCGTGGCGGACTGTCGGTGAAACCAGCAGAGCCCGAACCCGCCGCCCGCCTCGTCTCGCGCGGCATTCTGCTGAACATTTTGAACCCCAAGATCCCGCTGTTCTTCGTTGCGTTCATTCCGCAATTCGTTCCGGCAGGCAGCTCGTTCGGACTGCTAGTAGAGCTAGGCTTCGGATTCACCACTATGACCTTTGTGGTTTTCATGGGCTATTCGTTGCTCGCCGCAACGGGCCGCCAGCGCCTTTTGCAAAGCGAGCGCGCGATGAACTGGCTGCGCCGCGCCTTTGCGGCATCGTTTGCCGCACTCGGCCTCAAGCTCGCGCTTGAAAGCACATCAAACGCCTGA
- a CDS encoding NAD(P)-dependent oxidoreductase, which translates to MAKILITPRSLSKGGHPILHKLEEAGFELSMPSPGATPREDQLIEAIDGCVGWLAGVEPVTDKVIEAANDLRVISRNGTGIDNLPIDLLTKRGIKVCRAEGTNAKGVAELALTLTLSSLRDVVPTHTGMRSGEWPRRIGKEISDTKIAVIGLGAIGATYANMCLALGAKVRGFDPFAPQDQIVHPSFTRCDFDAALEGAEVVSLHAPMPKDGSALMDASALNRMAKGAIVVNTARAGLVDDDAMLAAIESGQIGAYATDVFHSEPPAPSALLQHPRVLTTTHIGGFTTASVDRSTQRAVDNLLDALVSHAH; encoded by the coding sequence ATGGCCAAGATCCTGATCACGCCCCGCTCGCTCTCCAAAGGCGGCCACCCGATTTTGCACAAGCTCGAAGAAGCAGGCTTCGAGCTCTCCATGCCCTCTCCGGGCGCCACTCCTCGCGAGGACCAGTTGATCGAAGCCATTGACGGCTGCGTCGGCTGGCTCGCAGGGGTGGAACCGGTGACTGACAAGGTAATCGAGGCCGCGAACGACCTGCGGGTCATTTCGCGCAACGGCACCGGCATCGACAACCTGCCGATCGACCTCCTGACCAAGCGCGGGATCAAGGTGTGCCGCGCCGAGGGCACAAATGCGAAGGGCGTGGCCGAACTGGCACTGACCCTCACGCTGTCTAGCCTGCGCGACGTCGTCCCGACACACACAGGAATGCGTAGTGGCGAGTGGCCCCGCCGGATCGGCAAGGAAATCTCTGATACGAAGATCGCCGTGATCGGCCTTGGCGCGATTGGCGCGACCTACGCCAATATGTGCCTCGCTTTGGGAGCCAAAGTACGCGGCTTCGACCCGTTTGCGCCGCAGGATCAGATCGTCCATCCTTCGTTCACGCGCTGCGATTTCGATGCCGCGCTGGAAGGAGCCGAAGTGGTGAGTCTGCACGCCCCGATGCCCAAAGACGGCAGCGCCCTGATGGACGCTTCGGCCCTAAACCGCATGGCCAAAGGAGCCATCGTCGTGAACACTGCCCGCGCGGGCCTCGTTGACGACGACGCGATGCTGGCAGCCATCGAGAGCGGCCAGATCGGCGCTTACGCCACGGACGTCTTCCATTCGGAGCCGCCAGCGCCGAGCGCCCTGCTCCAACACCCCCGAGTACTGACAACGACCCACATCGGCGGCTTCACAACTGCTTCGGTCGATCGCTCCACCCAGCGAGCAGTAGACAATCTGCTCGACGCTTTGGTCAGCCATGCGCATTGA
- a CDS encoding substrate-binding domain-containing protein, giving the protein MKFLKLTTASSVAAILMAGAASADDCTIGISMKTLDAPYFAAQDVAARKRAEEIGCTPISADAGNDLNKQVSDVEDLVAQGVDALIINVRDSQGLVPAINAAAAAGIPVIAIDSSVDASANIVTLVQSSNTQNGMLVGQWLADETAGQDLKIALLSGDQGNEVGRERRLGVLAGLLEGQLQNQGHASFEVVAQGWGGWGNEGGLTAMEDILTAHPDVNIVLGENDSMLLGARNALRAEGLEDQVMLVAAADGQKEALELIETGEYGATGLNNPAVVAATAVDIAKGVIDGQLTDVPSITYTEPAVITQDNVGDYYDPEAVF; this is encoded by the coding sequence GTGAAATTTCTGAAACTCACTACCGCTTCGTCCGTCGCTGCAATTCTGATGGCTGGCGCAGCTTCTGCGGATGATTGCACCATCGGTATTTCGATGAAGACCCTCGACGCTCCGTATTTCGCAGCGCAGGACGTTGCCGCTCGCAAGCGCGCCGAAGAAATCGGCTGCACCCCGATCTCGGCTGACGCAGGCAACGACCTGAACAAGCAGGTTTCGGACGTTGAAGACCTCGTCGCTCAGGGCGTCGACGCGCTGATCATCAACGTACGTGACAGCCAGGGCCTCGTCCCCGCGATCAACGCTGCCGCCGCTGCTGGCATCCCCGTCATCGCCATCGACAGCTCGGTCGATGCGTCGGCGAACATCGTCACCCTCGTCCAGTCGTCGAACACCCAGAACGGTATGCTCGTCGGCCAGTGGCTCGCAGACGAGACCGCAGGTCAGGACCTGAAAATCGCGCTTCTCTCGGGCGATCAGGGCAACGAAGTCGGCCGTGAGCGTCGCCTCGGCGTTCTCGCGGGCCTCCTCGAAGGTCAGCTTCAGAACCAAGGCCACGCGAGCTTCGAAGTTGTCGCTCAAGGCTGGGGTGGCTGGGGCAACGAAGGCGGCCTGACCGCTATGGAAGACATCCTCACCGCACATCCGGACGTGAACATCGTCCTCGGCGAGAACGACTCCATGCTTCTGGGTGCCCGCAACGCACTGCGCGCCGAAGGTCTGGAAGATCAGGTCATGCTGGTCGCCGCTGCTGACGGACAGAAAGAAGCTCTCGAGTTGATCGAAACCGGCGAATACGGCGCGACCGGCCTCAATAACCCCGCAGTTGTTGCAGCGACCGCAGTAGACATCGCGAAGGGCGTCATCGACGGCCAACTGACCGACGTGCCGTCGATCACCTACACCGAACCGGCTGTCATCACCCAAGACAACGTGGGCGATTACTACGACCCCGAAGCCGTTTTCTAA